In Arvicola amphibius chromosome 1, mArvAmp1.2, whole genome shotgun sequence, one DNA window encodes the following:
- the Prr14 gene encoding proline-rich protein 14, whose product MDFPGDSSSSRQSNLCRQPLARALWEARSPKRPRLQYLGTPSPLEKASRRVLAVVLEDVMATNRVPLAYQEDTSSRMHHNNHADSVCRQSPALPPQQVKWPLQARPPDPLHLCREPLSRIHQSSPTLRISSRTASGPEESPSQKVDQVTHPTLVVVLEDIANSRQPVEGLAEDGPSFTVPAQSSFRSLTGQGKHWSRRDLDLEAPPTLTLSPHPRAEPMTKIHQPMPAPREPDPPFQPSTLPADPPESPLPAPDPALEAPLTPPPSSLLRPRLSPWGLAPLFRSVRSKLESFADIFLTPNKAPQPPPPSPPMKLELKIAISEAEQSRATERIASVSPRPPIRQWRTQDSSPPPAPKLSLGRSYSCPDLGPPGPGTCTWPPVPSQPSQSRPRRHTVGCGEMTRTPPPPRPCLRKEVFPLGGVGVSPSLTTSSSSTASTSFFCEPAEPRLGSTKGKELKASKDKVLPDPETKTTGKVSGFRIRRTPVRLQPNLTPMGLPRPVRLNKKEFTLEEIYTNKNYQSPTARRTFETIFEEPRERNGTLIFTSSRKLRRAVEFRDSSLPRSRRPSRGARTAAGRTLTPNLAPSQDVGRLLQERLKELDALLLEEERD is encoded by the exons ATGGACTTCCCTGGGGACTCCAG CTCTTCTAGACAGTCAAACCTGTGCCGCCAGCCCCTAGCTCGAGCATTATGGGAAGCCAGGAGCCCGAAAAGACCGAGGCTGCAGTACTTGGGGACTCCTTCGCCCCTGGAAAAGGCCTCTCGGAGGGTCCTGGCCGTGGTGCTGGAAGATGTCATGGCTACAAACAGG GTCCCCCTGGCATACCAAGAGGACACCTCCAGCCGGATGCATCACAACAATCATGCAGATTCTGTCTGCAGACAGTCACCAGCTTTACCACCCCAGCAGGTCAAGTGGCCCTTACAAGCCAG GCCTCCTGACCCACTGCATTTGTGCCGAGAACCCTTAAGCCGTATCCACCAGTCTTCTCCCACCTTGAGGATAAGCTCAAGGACAGCCTCTGGCCCAGAAGAGAGCCCTTCACAGAAGGTGGACCAGGTCACCCATCCCACCCTAGTGGTGGTACTGGAAGACATCGCCAACTCCAGACAACCAGTTGAG GGTTTGGCTGAAGATGGGCCCAGCTTCACTGTCCCAGCACAAAG CTCCTTCAGAAGTCTTACAGGCCAGGGGAAACACTGGTCTAGGAGGGACCTGGACTTGGAAGCACCCCCAACTCTTACTTTGTCCCCTCACCCCAGAGCTGAGCCTATGACAAAAATTCATCAGCCAATGCCTGCACCCAGAGAACCAGACCCTCCATTCCAGCCGTCCACTCTGCCTGCAGACCCTCCAGAGAGCCCACTACCGG CCCCAGATCCTGCTCTGGAGGCCCCATTGACCCCACCACCGTCCAGCCTTTTACGCCCCCGTCTCAGTCCCTGGGGCTTGGCCCCTCTCTTCCGTTCCGTCCGATCCAAGCTTGAGAGCTTCGCTGACATCTTCCTCACGCCTAACAAAGCACCACAGCCTCCACCCCCATCACCTCCCATGAAATTGGAGTTGAAGATTGCTATCTCAGAGGCTGAGCAGTCCAGGGCTACTGAGAGAATTGCATCTGTCAGCCCCCGGCCCCCTATCCGTCAGTGGCGGACTCAGGACAGTTCCCCACCACCTGCCCCTAAATTATCTCTGGGCCGAAGCTACTCCTGCCCTGATCTGGGGCCCCCTGGCCCAGGTACCTGTACCTGGCCTCCTGTTCCATCCCAGCCAAGCCAGTCCAGGCCCCGGAGACATACTGTGGGTTGTGGGGAGATGACCCGGACCCCGCCGCCTCCTCGGCCCTGTCTCCGGAAAGAGGTCTTCCCTCTTGGAGGAGTGGGAGTCTCACCTTCTCTCACTACATCTTCCTCATCCACTGCATCCACTTCCTTCTTCTGCGAACCAGCAGAACCCAG ACTGGGTTCAACCAAGGGGAAGGAGTTAAAAGCCTCAAAGGACAAGGTGCTTCCTGACCCAGAGACCAag ACCACGGGAAAGGTTTCTGGATTCAGAATACGGAGGACGCCTGTCCGACTACAACCAAACCTTACACCAATGGGTTTGCCTCGACCAGTCAG ATTGAACAAGAAGGAGTTCACTTTGGAAGAAATTTATACCAATAAGAATTACCAATCACCAACAGCCAGAAG GACCTTTGAGACCATCTTCGAGGAGCCTCGGGAGCGCAATGGGACTCTGATTTTTACCAGTTCTAGGAAACTCCGACGGGCTGTAGAATTTCGGGACAGTAGCCTTCCTCGATCCCGTCGACCATCACGAGGGGCCCGCACTGCAGCTGGCAGGACCCTTACTCCTAACCTGGCACCCAGCCAGGACGTGGGACGTCTGCTGCAAGAACGGCTGAAGGAGCTAGATGCCTTGCTcctagaggaggagagagactga
- the Fbrs gene encoding probable fibrosin-1 → METAAAPGPGWAAEGERRRRRCSRRDRDREQRRRRGPGGDAPRALLAAPRGSSSSSSPPPPARPWSSASSGERPGGLRRRRPRPRPRPPRPRARKRPAGSGSRGEEEEEEEEGPADDGEAEEEPEEEEEEEEDLIDGFAIASFASLEALQKDASLQPPERLEHRLKHSGKRKRGGSSGATGEPGDSSEREPGRPPGDRPRKWPNKRRRKEAFSRHSVEAGYICDAESDLDERVSDDDLDPSFTVSTSKASGPHGTFNGNCEAKLSVVPKVSGLERSQEQPPGPDPLLVPFPPKEPPPPPAPRPPVSSPTPLPATPSLPPPPQPQLQLRVSPFGLRTSPYGSSLDLSTGSSSRPPPKAPAPPVAQPPPSSSSSSSSSSSASSSSAQLTHRPPTPSLPLPLSTHSFPPHGLRPPPPPHHPSLVSPGPTLPPPPPLLQVPGHPGASAANALSEQDLIGQDLNSRYLNAQGGPEVVGAGGSARPLAFQFHQHNHQHQHTHQHTHQHFTPYPPGLLPPHGHMFEKYPGKMEGLFRHNPYMAFPPAVPGLPPGLPPAVSFGSLQGAFQPKNTNPELPPRLGPVLSGLPQKGTQIPDHFRPPLRKPGKWCAMHVRVAYMILRHQEKMKGDSHKLDFRNDLLPCLPGPYGALPPGQELSHPASLFTATGAVHAAANPFTTAPGAHGPFLSPSTHIDPFGRPTSFASLAALSNGAFGGLGSPTFNSSAVFAQKESPGAPPAFASPPDPWGRLHRSPLAFPAWVRPPETARTPGSDKERPVERREPSVTKEEKDRDLPFSRPQLRVSPATPKARAGEEGARPAKESVRVKEERKEEAAAAAAAAAAAAAAAAAAAAAAAATTGPQGLHLLLERPRPPPFLGPSLPERCAGFSEPAWLAGPPRLARPPRFYEAGEELTGPGAMAAARLYSLDPAHPLLYSRLAPPPPPTATPGTPHLLSKTPPGALLGAPPPLVPAPRPSSPPRAPGPARADR, encoded by the exons ATGGAGACGGCCGCGGCCCCAGGCCCGGGCTGGGCAGCTGAGGGGGAGCGGCGGCGAAGACGTTGCTCTCGGCGAGACCGTGATCGGGAGCAGCGGCGCCGCCGAGGTCCTGGCGGTGACGCGCCCCGGGCCTTGTTGGCCGCCCCGCGCGGCTCTTCATCCTCGTCGTCACCGCCGCCGCCCGCCCGGCCCTGGTCGTCAGCTTCGTCTGGAGAGCGGCCTGGGGGCCTGAGACGGCGGCGGCCCCGACCCAGGCCTCGACCCCCGAGACCGCGAGCTCGGAAGCGGCCTGCCGGGTCGGGCAGccgaggagaggaagaggaggaagaggaagaggggccCGCAGACGACGGGGAAGCCGAGGAGGagcctgaggaggaggaagaagaggaggaagacttGATCGATGGCTTTGCCATCGCTAGCTTTGCCAGCCTTGAGGCCTTGCAG AAGGATGCATCTCTTCAGCCACCAGAGCGACTGGAACATCGGCTGAAGCATTCTGGGAAACGGAAGAGGGGGGGCTCCAGTGGGGCCACTGGGGAGCCAGGGGACAGCTCAGAACGTGAGCCTGGCCGGCCCCCTGGGGATAGGCCCCGCAAATGGCCCAATAAGCGAAGACGGAAAGAG GCCTTCTCCCGTCACTCTGTGGAAGCTGGATATATA tgTGACGCAGAAAGTGATCTGGATGAGAGG GTCTCCGATGATGACCTCGACCCTTCCTTTACTGTCTCGACCAGCAAAG CCTCGGGTCCTCATGGCACCTTCAATGGGAACTGTGAAGCAAAACTGTCTGTGGTCCCTAAAGTGTCGGGCCTGGAGCGGAGCCAAGAGCAGCCCCCAGGGCCCGACCCGCTGCTAGTGCCTTTCCCCCCAAAGGaaccaccacctccaccagccCCTCGGCCTCCTGTCTCATCCCCTACACCCTTACCAGCTACCCCCAgtctgccacccccaccccagccccagctgcaGCTTCGGGTCTCACCCTTCGGCCTCCGGACTTCTCCCTATGGCAGCAGCCTGGACCTCAGCACTGGCAG CTCTTCACGGCCGCCCCCCAAGGCCCCGGCCCCTCCCGTGGCTCAGCCTCCCCCCTCATCATCctcttcgtcctcctcctcctcatctgccTCCTCCTCGTCCGCGCAGCTCACCCACCGGCCCCCGACGCCCTCACTGCCCCTGCCTCTATCCACCCACAGCTTTCCTCCCCATGGGTTgcgcccaccaccaccaccccaccacccctcCTTGGTCTCCCCtggccccaccctgcccccacccccacctctgctgcAGGTGCCAGGGCACCCTGGGGCCTCAGCCGCTAACGCCCTTTCTG aGCAGGACCTGATCGGCCAGGACCTGAACTCTCGCTACCTGAATGCCCAGGGTGGCCCTGaggtggtgggggcagggggcTCGGCCCGGCCCCTGGCCTTCCAGTTCCACCAGCAcaaccaccagcaccagcacacCCACCAGCACACCCACCAGCACTTCACCCCCTACCCCCCGGGCCTGCTGCCTCCCCACGGCCATATG tTTGAGAAATACCCAGGAAAGATGGAAGGCCTTTTCCGACataat CCGTACATGGCCTTCCCTCCCGCTGTGCCCGGGCTCCCTCCCGGTCTCCCGCCAGCTGTCTCCTTTGGCTCCCTGCAGGGGGCGTTCCAGCCCAAG AACACGAACCCTGAGCTGCCACCACGACTGGGGCCAGTGCTGAGCGGGCTCCCCCAGAAGGGAACACAG ATCCCTGATCATTTCCGGCCACCTTTGAGG aaaccaggaaagtggTGTGCCATGCACGTGCGTGTGGCTTACATGATCCTGAGACACCAGGAAAAGATGAAG GGTGACTCCCACAAGCTTGACTTTCGGAACGACCTCTTGCCCTGCCTTCCGGGGCCCTATGGGGCCCTGCCCCCTGGGCAGGAGCTCTCCCACCCGGCCTCCCTCTTCACTGCGACTG GAGCCGTCCATGCTGCAGCCAATCCTTTCACAACAGCTCCCGGGGCCCATGGACCCTTCctgagccccagcacccacattg ATCCCTTTGGGCGTCCCACAAGCTTTGCCTCATTGGCTGCCCTTTCCAACGGGGCCTTTGGAGGCCTGGGCAGCCCCACATTCA ACTCCAGCGCCGTCTTTGCCCAGAAAGAAAGTCCAGGAGCCccaccagcctttgcctccccacCAGACCCATGGGGCCGCCTGCACCGCAGTCCTCTTGCATTTCCTGCTTGGGTCCGACCTCCTGAAACTGCACGGACACCGGGCTCAGACAAGGAGCGACCTGTGGAGCGAAGAGAGCCCTCTGTCACCAAGGAGGAGAAAGACAG GGACCTCCCTTTCTCACGGCCCCAGCTGCGAGTTTCTCCTGCTACTCCTAAGGCCAGGGCTGGCGAGGAAGGAGCCCGTCCAGCCAAGGAGTCTGTGCGGGTAAAGGAAGAGCGGAAAGaagaggctgctgctgctgctgccgccgccgccgccgctgcagctgctgctgctgccgccgctgctgccgctgctgcaaCCACTGGGCCTCAGGGCCTTCACTTGCTTTTGGAGAGGCCCCGGCCACCCCCTTTTCTTGGCCCTAGTCTGCCAGAGCGCTGTGCAGGCTTCTCAGAGCCGGCCTGGTTGGCAGGGCCCCCACGCCTGGCCAGGCCACCACGCTTCTATGAGGCAGGTGAGGAGTTGACTGGACCAGGGGCCATGGCCGCTGCCCGCCTCTATAGTCTAGACCCTGCTCATCCCCTGCTCTACAGCCGTTTggctcctccaccaccacctacTGCAACTCCAGGAACCCCTCACCTTCTCAGCAAGACCCCACCAGGAGCCCTTTTGGGAGCACCACCACCTCTTGTGCCCGCTCCCCGGCCCAGTTCCCCACCTAGGGCCCCTGGCCCAGCCCGGGCTGACAGGTGA